A genomic stretch from Deinococcus ruber includes:
- a CDS encoding PadR family transcriptional regulator: MDSNLLKGHLDLILLAALEHESKYGGQMISEVHERTQGAFQFKEGSLYPALHRMEKAGWIEGEFRQLPRGGSAVRFYTLTDSGQRTLREKREAYREFSGAVRTLLGV; this comes from the coding sequence ATGGATTCCAATCTGTTAAAAGGGCATCTCGATCTCATTCTGCTGGCGGCTCTCGAACATGAGTCCAAGTACGGCGGCCAGATGATCAGTGAAGTACACGAGCGGACGCAGGGAGCATTTCAGTTCAAGGAAGGCTCGCTTTACCCGGCCCTTCACCGAATGGAAAAAGCGGGCTGGATTGAAGGTGAGTTTCGTCAGCTTCCGCGCGGAGGAAGTGCCGTGCGCTTCTATACCCTGACGGACAGTGGACAGCGTACCCTGCGCGAAAAGCGTGAAGCCTACCGTGAATTTTCTGGCGCGGTACGTACCCTGCTGGGGGTCTGA
- a CDS encoding GNAT family N-acetyltransferase: MPGVTLRALQSSDRPAVEAWLSAYLTDHLTWWTHAYGQAPVSDVAALVARDWQELSEAAAGGERLVVVAEQDGELLGIVRAGTRTDRYMGFRIGVLEWIYVGAAARGRGVSGHLMTHALAWMDTQDVQGREVFVTAENGAAVALYRRYGFRTVDFRMLAPRS; encoded by the coding sequence ATGCCCGGTGTAACACTGCGCGCCCTGCAATCCTCCGACCGTCCAGCGGTAGAAGCGTGGCTGAGCGCGTACCTGACGGATCATCTGACGTGGTGGACCCACGCCTACGGTCAGGCTCCCGTTTCCGATGTTGCGGCGCTGGTGGCCCGCGACTGGCAGGAACTGTCGGAGGCCGCCGCTGGTGGTGAGCGGCTGGTCGTGGTGGCAGAGCAGGACGGCGAACTGCTGGGAATCGTGCGGGCAGGCACCCGAACCGACCGCTATATGGGCTTCCGGATCGGGGTGCTGGAGTGGATCTATGTCGGTGCTGCGGCGCGGGGCCGGGGCGTGTCGGGCCACCTGATGACGCACGCACTGGCGTGGATGGATACTCAGGACGTGCAGGGCCGCGAAGTGTTCGTGACTGCCGAAAACGGCGCGGCGGTGGCACTGTATCGGCGGTACGGTTTCAGAACCGTCGATTTCCGGATGCTGGCTCCTCGTTCATGA
- a CDS encoding insulinase family protein — protein MTVQDLITPGTVLGRYTVERVEALPSIQATAYLLRHELGARHLHIERDDDNQTFAVFFPTVPSDSTGVAHILEHTALMGSRNFPVADPFFSMIPRSLNTFMNAMTASDWTTYLYSTRNEKDFFNLLNIYLDAAFFPLLRYESFRRDGHRFENADPADKTSELKMQGVVYNEMKGAMATPSSVLWKALQKALYPDLTYANNSGGEPSEIPNLTYQGLKDFHAAHYHPSNAYFYTYGNLPLERYLDAIEAGVMQDFTPNVLDVSIPDQTPFTEPQNVQASYPSTDTERGAQALVAWKLGHSFDPDENLRWKVLSEVLLGNAAAPLTRPLIESGLGSALSDGSGYQDEFREAAFAVGLKGLSAASAPAVQTLVLDTLARIASEGLPAELIDSALHQFEIAQKEVSNSGWPYSLKVAFRAVGPWLYGGDPLDGLNLDAALARLQEARNNGPIFEDMIREGLLNNTHRVTLTLVPDPELASAQEQAEREMVARLSADFTEEDRVRVVQEAVSLLESQDTDDDVSILPTLTLSDVTRKVARPAYTVEQTGGAVVGRVEQPTSGLVYLDVQVRLPELSSEELELLPLYAFTVTRSGAAGQDYAALARRIEAVTGGISASVGSSTGPDSLDDLRLSMSFGGKALSRNAGELVSVLRDVIAQPEFEATRLEQLLKQRVAGQKAGIVSSGNAYAGRLAAAQLSPEAALDEQLIGLAGLKRLEALVESGDWASTIERLKALHARVLEGQGRLCVTASSGDLALDVSSITGLFGGRQAAHVSSPLAPRVPVARTTDTPVAYNAVAFQTVPFTHPDSPALLALGNLLTSEYLLRELREKGGAYGGGAGFNSHSGVFRMTSYRDPNIGRTFEVFRQARDFLNGPAFQGEGAGLRELNEAILSASKGLDPLTSPDTVGRMRFYGDLGGYTADVQEAYVERLLNVQISDLIRVMDSYLTPDHAAYALLAGKDPNADTAAQGLTFKVESI, from the coding sequence ATGACTGTTCAAGACCTCATAACGCCCGGCACCGTGCTGGGCCGCTACACCGTAGAACGTGTCGAAGCTTTACCCTCGATTCAGGCAACCGCCTATCTGCTGCGCCACGAACTCGGCGCACGCCACCTGCATATCGAGCGCGACGACGACAACCAGACCTTCGCGGTGTTCTTCCCCACCGTACCCAGCGACAGTACCGGCGTGGCGCACATTCTGGAACACACCGCCCTGATGGGCAGCCGCAATTTCCCGGTGGCCGATCCGTTCTTCTCGATGATTCCGCGCAGCCTGAACACCTTCATGAACGCCATGACGGCTTCCGACTGGACGACGTACCTGTACAGCACCCGCAACGAGAAGGATTTTTTCAACCTGCTGAACATCTATCTCGACGCCGCCTTCTTTCCGCTGCTGCGCTACGAATCGTTCCGCCGCGACGGGCACCGCTTCGAAAACGCCGACCCCGCCGACAAGACAAGCGAGCTGAAGATGCAGGGCGTGGTCTACAACGAGATGAAGGGCGCGATGGCGACTCCTTCGAGCGTGCTGTGGAAGGCGCTTCAGAAGGCGCTGTACCCCGACCTGACCTACGCCAACAATTCGGGCGGCGAACCGAGCGAGATTCCTAACCTGACGTATCAGGGGCTGAAGGATTTCCACGCGGCGCACTATCACCCGTCCAACGCGTATTTCTACACCTACGGGAATCTGCCGCTGGAACGCTATCTGGACGCCATCGAGGCGGGCGTGATGCAGGATTTCACGCCGAACGTGCTCGACGTGTCGATTCCCGACCAGACCCCGTTTACCGAGCCGCAGAACGTCCAGGCCAGCTATCCTTCCACCGACACCGAGCGCGGCGCACAGGCGCTGGTGGCCTGGAAACTGGGCCACAGCTTCGACCCCGATGAAAACCTGCGCTGGAAGGTGCTGAGCGAGGTGCTGCTGGGCAACGCCGCCGCGCCGCTGACGCGCCCGCTGATCGAGTCGGGCCTGGGAAGTGCGCTGTCAGACGGCAGCGGCTATCAGGACGAGTTCCGCGAGGCGGCCTTCGCGGTGGGCCTCAAGGGCCTGAGTGCTGCGTCTGCGCCCGCCGTTCAGACGCTGGTGCTGGACACCCTCGCCAGAATCGCCAGCGAGGGACTGCCCGCCGAGCTGATCGACAGCGCCCTGCACCAGTTCGAGATCGCTCAGAAAGAAGTGTCGAATTCCGGCTGGCCGTACAGCCTGAAGGTGGCCTTCCGTGCTGTCGGCCCCTGGCTGTACGGCGGCGACCCGCTCGACGGCCTGAACCTCGATGCGGCGTTGGCCCGCCTTCAGGAAGCCCGCAACAACGGCCCGATCTTCGAGGACATGATCCGGGAAGGGCTGCTGAACAACACCCACCGCGTCACCCTGACGCTCGTTCCCGACCCCGAACTGGCGAGCGCCCAGGAACAGGCCGAGCGCGAGATGGTGGCCCGCCTGAGTGCCGACTTCACCGAAGAAGACCGGGTGCGCGTGGTGCAGGAGGCGGTGTCGCTGCTGGAAAGCCAGGACACCGACGACGACGTGAGCATCCTGCCGACCCTGACGCTGAGCGACGTGACCCGCAAGGTGGCGCGGCCCGCGTATACGGTCGAGCAGACGGGCGGCGCAGTCGTGGGCCGGGTCGAGCAGCCGACGAGTGGACTGGTGTATCTGGACGTGCAGGTCAGGCTGCCCGAGCTGAGCAGCGAAGAACTGGAACTGCTGCCGCTCTACGCCTTCACCGTCACGCGCAGCGGCGCAGCCGGGCAGGATTATGCAGCGCTGGCACGCCGGATCGAGGCCGTGACGGGCGGCATCAGTGCGTCGGTGGGCAGCAGCACCGGGCCGGACAGCCTGGATGACCTGCGCCTCAGCATGAGCTTTGGCGGCAAGGCGCTCAGCCGCAACGCGGGCGAGCTGGTGAGCGTGCTGCGCGACGTGATTGCTCAGCCCGAGTTCGAGGCGACCCGGCTGGAGCAGCTGCTCAAGCAGCGGGTGGCCGGTCAGAAGGCGGGCATCGTGAGCAGCGGCAACGCCTACGCGGGGCGACTGGCAGCCGCTCAGCTCAGCCCGGAAGCCGCACTGGACGAGCAGCTGATCGGGCTGGCGGGCCTGAAGCGTCTGGAGGCTCTGGTCGAGAGCGGCGACTGGGCCAGCACCATCGAGCGCCTGAAGGCGCTGCATGCCCGCGTGCTGGAAGGTCAGGGCCGCCTGTGCGTCACGGCCAGTTCCGGCGATCTGGCGCTGGACGTGAGCAGCATCACCGGGTTGTTTGGGGGCAGGCAGGCCGCGCATGTCTCGTCGCCGCTCGCGCCACGTGTTCCGGTGGCCCGCACCACCGATACCCCGGTGGCGTACAACGCGGTGGCCTTCCAGACGGTGCCCTTCACCCACCCCGACAGCCCCGCGCTGCTGGCCCTGGGGAACCTGCTGACCAGCGAGTACCTGCTGCGCGAACTGCGCGAAAAGGGCGGAGCGTACGGCGGCGGCGCGGGCTTCAACTCGCACAGCGGCGTGTTCCGCATGACCAGCTACCGCGACCCCAACATCGGGCGTACCTTTGAAGTCTTCCGCCAGGCCCGCGACTTCCTGAACGGGCCAGCGTTTCAGGGAGAAGGCGCAGGTCTGCGCGAGCTGAACGAGGCGATTCTGAGTGCCAGCAAGGGCCTCGACCCGCTCACCAGCCCCGATACCGTGGGCCGCATGCGCTTTTACGGCGACCTGGGCGGCTATACTGCCGACGTGCAGGAAGCGTATGTCGAGCGGCTCCTGAACGTACAGATCAGCGATCTGATCCGCGTGATGGACAGCTATCTGACGCCCGATCACGCCGCATATGCGCTGCTCGCGGGCAAAGACCCGAACGCCGACACCGCCGCTCAGGGTCTGACCTTCAAGGTCGAGAGCATCTGA
- the pdxR gene encoding MocR-like pyridoxine biosynthesis transcription factor PdxR yields MLLPPLLPARSGEAQHQRAARTLREAMQRGELSPGVRLSTRALAQRWGLARATVQDAIDQLAAEGAVDVRPRSGSYVAAHEDAGQMVAGETVPFTEWVPLSNWALRALEGQQAEQRGPAPAIDFRLGQSAGLFPSQMWAESLARRAARSMDEDAGGELLSASALGPLSTRQAIAQWLTRERGADVTPDMVMLTAGTQSALDLLARTYLEPGRTAVIEDPGYPGARRAFGAVGAALMGVPVDQEGLVTAGLPDAASLVYVTPGCQFPTTATLSARRRSALLAWAAHARAFIVEDDYAADFHHAARPPAPLQGQAPSQVVLLGTFSQSLAPALRSGYLVAPASVLDTLSRTRPLTDLHPPTLDALALADFLASGGYARHLRRARVRLAHRHDVLLSALEAAHLRPRPARAGSHLLLGLPDGLDATAVQARAAELGVGVARLSDYLLNADSAQITPALLLAFAHLSPEQLREGAALLGRAVYGRGK; encoded by the coding sequence ATGCTTCTGCCGCCGCTGCTGCCCGCCCGTTCGGGTGAAGCCCAGCACCAGCGGGCCGCCCGGACGCTGCGCGAGGCGATGCAGCGAGGCGAACTGTCGCCGGGCGTGCGCCTGAGTACCCGTGCGCTGGCGCAGCGCTGGGGGCTGGCCCGCGCCACCGTGCAGGACGCCATCGACCAGCTTGCGGCAGAGGGCGCGGTGGACGTTCGCCCGCGCAGTGGCAGTTACGTGGCAGCCCACGAGGACGCCGGGCAGATGGTTGCCGGGGAAACGGTGCCGTTCACAGAGTGGGTGCCGCTCTCGAACTGGGCGCTGCGGGCGCTGGAAGGTCAGCAGGCCGAGCAGCGCGGCCCGGCTCCGGCCATCGACTTCCGGTTGGGGCAGTCGGCGGGGCTGTTTCCGTCGCAGATGTGGGCCGAGTCGCTGGCCCGCCGCGCTGCCCGCAGCATGGACGAGGACGCAGGCGGCGAGCTGCTGTCGGCGTCGGCACTGGGGCCGCTGAGTACCCGGCAGGCCATCGCCCAGTGGCTGACCCGTGAGCGCGGAGCCGACGTGACGCCCGATATGGTGATGCTGACGGCAGGCACGCAGTCGGCACTCGATCTGCTGGCCCGCACGTACCTCGAACCCGGCAGAACCGCCGTCATCGAAGACCCTGGCTATCCGGGTGCGCGGCGGGCGTTCGGGGCGGTCGGTGCAGCGCTGATGGGCGTGCCTGTCGATCAGGAAGGTCTGGTGACGGCTGGCCTTCCAGACGCGGCCTCGCTGGTGTATGTCACGCCCGGCTGTCAGTTTCCGACCACCGCCACGCTCAGCGCCCGCCGCCGCTCTGCGCTGCTGGCCTGGGCTGCCCACGCACGCGCCTTCATCGTCGAGGACGATTACGCCGCCGATTTTCACCACGCAGCTAGACCGCCCGCGCCGCTTCAGGGGCAGGCTCCGTCGCAGGTGGTGCTGCTGGGAACCTTCAGTCAGAGCCTCGCGCCCGCGCTGCGAAGCGGGTATCTGGTGGCTCCGGCGAGCGTGCTGGATACCCTCTCGCGCACCCGCCCGCTCACCGATCTGCACCCGCCGACGCTGGACGCGCTGGCACTGGCCGATTTTCTGGCCTCGGGCGGCTATGCCCGCCACCTGCGCCGCGCCCGCGTGCGTCTGGCGCATCGTCACGACGTACTGCTGAGCGCTCTGGAGGCCGCCCACCTGCGCCCACGTCCGGCCCGCGCAGGGTCACATCTGCTGCTGGGGCTGCCAGACGGTCTGGACGCAACGGCAGTGCAGGCCCGCGCCGCCGAACTGGGCGTGGGTGTGGCCCGCCTGTCGGACTATCTGCTGAACGCGGACTCAGCGCAGATCACGCCTGCGCTGCTGCTGGCGTTCGCGCACCTCTCGCCCGAGCAACTGAGGGAGGGGGCCGCGCTGCTGGGAAGGGCGGTTTATGGAAGAGGGAAGTAG
- a CDS encoding helix-turn-helix domain-containing protein produces the protein MTPDDKQDEVLTLEELAALLKVSETTAYSLVRGGELPGRKVGREWRFLKTRVFEWLAQAGTGDEMQGTNGVVQRDEQGGEFKIEDNREYVAMWLPMTRTEKSAQLQKAARDGVNVSELVAEYLRAWSKE, from the coding sequence ATGACCCCAGATGACAAACAAGATGAGGTTCTGACCCTGGAAGAGCTGGCGGCACTGCTCAAGGTGAGTGAAACCACCGCCTACTCGCTGGTACGGGGCGGCGAGTTGCCAGGACGCAAGGTGGGCCGCGAGTGGCGCTTCCTGAAGACGCGGGTGTTCGAGTGGCTGGCCCAGGCCGGCACGGGAGACGAGATGCAGGGAACCAACGGTGTGGTACAGCGTGATGAACAGGGCGGCGAATTCAAGATTGAGGACAACCGTGAATACGTGGCGATGTGGTTGCCCATGACACGCACCGAGAAATCTGCCCAGCTCCAAAAGGCTGCACGAGACGGTGTAAACGTGAGCGAACTGGTGGCGGAGTATCTCCGCGCTTGGTCAAAAGAGTAG
- a CDS encoding GNAT family N-acetyltransferase: MPDALHLRPRTLADVPELWRWLHATPDAEWKRWDGPYFHHAVSGPSLSDYTARALTKMEQPDMRVIEIGGEMRGMVTRFWEDPAEGGWMELGIVIYDPAYWNSGYGREALRQWTAETFRDTAAHVLTLTTWSGNLRMIRAAQHTGYRECARVREARLWEGVRYDSVKLDLLRRDWEDIA; the protein is encoded by the coding sequence ATGCCTGACGCTCTCCACCTCCGCCCCCGCACCCTCGCTGATGTGCCAGAGTTGTGGCGTTGGCTGCACGCCACCCCCGACGCCGAATGGAAGCGCTGGGACGGGCCGTATTTCCACCACGCTGTTTCAGGACCGAGTCTGAGCGACTACACGGCGCGGGCGCTGACGAAGATGGAACAGCCGGATATGCGGGTCATCGAGATCGGCGGTGAAATGCGCGGCATGGTCACGCGCTTCTGGGAAGATCCGGCGGAGGGTGGCTGGATGGAACTGGGCATCGTGATTTATGACCCGGCGTACTGGAACAGCGGCTACGGGCGCGAGGCGTTGCGCCAGTGGACAGCCGAGACCTTCCGGGATACTGCTGCCCATGTGCTGACGCTCACCACCTGGAGCGGCAATCTCCGCATGATCCGCGCCGCTCAGCACACCGGTTACCGCGAGTGCGCCCGCGTGCGTGAAGCGCGGTTGTGGGAAGGCGTGCGCTACGACTCGGTGAAGCTCGATCTGCTGCGCCGCGACTGGGAAGACATAGCCTGA
- a CDS encoding nitroreductase family protein, translating into MTSVPAVPPRLSPQQVRDLFDAHRTTRRYKPDPLPPEHLDAILYAAQRAPTDATAQMYSFIRLTDAGVRQQVADLTVNPHFATAPESFVICLDVHRLRLLLERGGYERGHFPAVAVHFGVGDAVLAGQSMLLAAELLGYQGCWIGGVLTNLQELVTLLELPEGVLPFAGLTIGLPDESPAQRPRIQRELVVHDNLYREPEPSELDEALERMAPITARGDWAQTLARYFAPGGSMETREVGLRAVLARQELGNG; encoded by the coding sequence ATGACCTCTGTGCCTGCCGTGCCGCCCCGCCTCTCGCCCCAGCAGGTGCGCGACCTGTTCGACGCTCACCGCACCACCCGCCGGTACAAACCCGACCCGCTGCCGCCAGAACACCTCGACGCCATCCTGTACGCCGCCCAGCGTGCGCCCACCGACGCCACCGCGCAGATGTACAGCTTCATACGACTGACCGATGCGGGCGTGCGCCAGCAGGTCGCAGACCTCACGGTCAATCCTCATTTCGCCACTGCGCCGGAAAGTTTCGTGATCTGCCTCGACGTTCACCGGCTGCGGCTGCTGCTGGAGCGCGGCGGCTACGAACGCGGGCATTTTCCGGCAGTGGCGGTGCATTTCGGTGTCGGAGACGCGGTGCTGGCGGGTCAGAGCATGCTGCTGGCCGCCGAACTGCTGGGGTATCAGGGCTGCTGGATTGGCGGCGTGCTCACCAATTTGCAGGAACTGGTGACGCTGCTGGAACTGCCGGAAGGCGTGCTGCCCTTCGCGGGCCTGACCATCGGCCTGCCCGACGAATCGCCCGCTCAGCGCCCCCGGATTCAGCGTGAACTGGTCGTCCATGACAACCTCTACCGCGAGCCGGAACCCAGCGAACTGGATGAAGCACTGGAGCGCATGGCCCCGATTACGGCGCGGGGCGACTGGGCGCAGACCCTGGCCCGCTATTTCGCGCCGGGCGGCAGCATGGAAACCCGCGAGGTGGGGCTGCGGGCAGTGCTGGCGCGGCAGGAGCTTGGAAACGGGTGA
- a CDS encoding MDR family MFS transporter, which produces MSRSAPLAAASSSRLYATVGLVLGVFLAALESSVVATAMPSVIRDLGGQHLYALPFAVYLLTSTVSSPLWGRASDIFGRKRMYLAGVILFLLGSALCGAATSMVFLVAARAFQGLGAGAVMPLTLTSVGEMYTLEERPKVQAFISGVWGVSALVGPLLGGVLAEHLSWRWVFYVNLPFGIPAMLLVWRYLRETVERTSTQLQLDWLGALGFTVGSGLLVWGLSLSIWWQVGLGLLVLAGAVLIELKHPAPLLPIKTLGQRLPQVGLWGNLLGGAAYFGVIAYLPLFAQGVSGGRATSGGLILTPMLLGWVLASIICTRLIKILGLTRQTQIGFVVLTIVFALMIVFAHAPLLVISGFGFFVGMGMGFSMVSLLLAVQHATPRAEMGATTSAMLFARQMGGALGTAGMGLLIGSAAIQEGGLALVGGLQRTFILSLLLVALGLALTLTLKNTGPLRNAPATRQPAELDA; this is translated from the coding sequence ATGAGTCGTTCTGCCCCGCTTGCCGCTGCTTCCTCTTCGCGCCTGTACGCCACGGTTGGTCTGGTGCTGGGCGTCTTTCTGGCGGCGCTGGAATCCAGCGTGGTCGCCACCGCCATGCCCAGCGTCATCCGCGATCTGGGCGGGCAGCACCTGTATGCGCTGCCGTTCGCGGTGTATCTGCTGACCAGCACCGTCAGCAGTCCGCTGTGGGGGCGTGCCAGCGACATCTTTGGGCGCAAGCGCATGTATCTGGCGGGCGTGATTCTGTTTCTGCTGGGGTCGGCGCTGTGCGGAGCGGCCACCAGCATGGTGTTTCTGGTGGCCGCCCGAGCATTTCAGGGGCTGGGGGCGGGCGCGGTCATGCCGCTGACCCTGACCAGTGTGGGCGAGATGTACACCCTGGAGGAGCGTCCGAAGGTGCAGGCCTTCATCAGCGGCGTGTGGGGCGTGTCAGCGCTGGTGGGGCCGCTGCTGGGCGGTGTACTGGCCGAGCATCTGTCGTGGCGCTGGGTGTTCTATGTCAATCTGCCGTTCGGCATTCCCGCCATGCTGCTGGTCTGGCGGTATCTGCGTGAAACGGTCGAGCGCACGTCTACTCAGCTGCAACTCGACTGGCTGGGCGCACTCGGCTTCACGGTGGGCAGTGGCCTGCTGGTCTGGGGTCTGAGTCTGAGCATCTGGTGGCAGGTGGGCCTGGGGCTGCTGGTGCTGGCGGGCGCGGTGCTGATCGAGCTGAAACACCCGGCCCCGCTGCTGCCGATCAAGACGCTGGGCCAGCGGTTGCCGCAGGTCGGGCTGTGGGGAAATCTGCTGGGCGGCGCGGCCTACTTCGGCGTGATCGCGTACCTGCCGCTGTTCGCGCAGGGCGTGTCGGGCGGACGGGCCACCAGCGGCGGGCTGATCCTGACGCCGATGCTGCTCGGCTGGGTGCTCGCCAGCATCATCTGCACCCGCCTCATCAAGATTCTCGGCCTGACGCGGCAGACGCAGATCGGCTTCGTGGTGCTGACCATCGTGTTCGCGCTGATGATTGTCTTTGCACACGCCCCGCTCTTGGTTATCTCGGGCTTCGGGTTCTTTGTGGGCATGGGCATGGGCTTCAGCATGGTCAGTCTGCTGCTGGCGGTGCAGCACGCCACGCCCCGCGCCGAGATGGGCGCGACCACCAGCGCGATGCTGTTCGCCCGTCAGATGGGCGGCGCTCTGGGCACGGCGGGCATGGGCCTGCTCATCGGCTCGGCGGCGATTCAGGAGGGCGGCCTCGCGTTGGTCGGCGGCCTCCAGCGCACCTTCATTCTGAGTCTGCTGCTGGTGGCGCTGGGTCTGGCCCTTACCCTGACGCTCAAAAACACCGGTCCTCTCCGCAATGCCCCTGCGACGCGCCAGCCTGCCGAACTCGACGCCTGA
- a CDS encoding ComF family protein has translation MLQRLARFVLPRRCPGCGGQVEQAAGLCSACMAQISPQVQRHSPLSSRATAHLVVLGPYRGVLGRSVRALKYGGAREVAQVLGTRLGEGVPHGWNIQAVTGVPLHESRLRERGFNQAELLGRAAAGVLGVPYLHTLTRQRSTGAQARRHARDRLTALGDSFAVLPHAALPERLLLLDDVMTTGTTLQACADALRAGGAAQVWFAVVAR, from the coding sequence ATGCTTCAGCGCCTCGCCCGCTTTGTTTTGCCGCGCCGCTGCCCCGGGTGTGGCGGGCAGGTCGAACAGGCCGCCGGGCTGTGCAGCGCGTGTATGGCTCAGATTTCTCCGCAGGTGCAGCGCCACTCTCCGCTGTCCAGCCGGGCCACAGCGCATCTGGTGGTGCTGGGGCCATACCGGGGCGTGCTGGGGCGCTCGGTGCGTGCCCTGAAATACGGCGGAGCGCGGGAAGTGGCGCAGGTGCTGGGCACGCGGCTGGGCGAGGGCGTGCCGCACGGCTGGAACATTCAGGCCGTCACGGGCGTCCCGCTGCATGAATCGCGGCTGCGAGAGCGCGGATTCAATCAGGCCGAACTGCTGGGCCGGGCCGCCGCCGGGGTGCTGGGCGTGCCGTACCTGCACACGCTGACCCGGCAGCGTTCCACCGGAGCGCAGGCCAGACGCCATGCCCGCGACCGACTGACCGCGCTTGGCGACAGCTTCGCGGTGCTGCCACATGCAGCATTGCCCGAGCGCCTGCTGCTGCTGGACGATGTGATGACCACCGGAACGACTCTCCAGGCATGTGCCGACGCGCTGCGGGCCGGGGGCGCGGCGCAGGTCTGGTTCGCGGTGGTGGCACGCTGA
- a CDS encoding oxidoreductase produces MPITSPFSARATALDVVAGHDLSDKTALITGGASGIGVETARALLQAGASVILAVRDVQKGQEVAAELSAATGNPRVSVVALDLGSLASVRTAAAEVLAVTPRLHLLINNAGTMATPFGHTADGFETQFGTNHLGHFLLTTLLMPALLAAAPARVVSLSSIGHRRSDVKLDDLDFQQEPYEKWNAYGRSKTANALFAVGLTQRYGAQGVTANAVHPGGIMTNLQRFLPREEQIAMGWMDEHGTLNPGFKTPEQGAATSVWAAVAPELEGVGGLYLEDVREALPFDAAAPFGGYMPYARDPEKAEVLWELSERLVAGR; encoded by the coding sequence ATGCCGATCACTTCTCCTTTTTCTGCCCGCGCTACCGCTCTCGACGTGGTCGCCGGGCACGACCTGAGCGATAAGACCGCGCTGATAACCGGGGGTGCGTCGGGCATCGGCGTCGAAACGGCGCGGGCGCTGCTTCAGGCCGGGGCGAGCGTCATTCTGGCGGTGCGCGACGTGCAGAAAGGGCAGGAGGTCGCCGCCGAGCTGAGTGCCGCCACCGGAAACCCGCGTGTCAGCGTGGTGGCGCTCGATCTGGGGTCGCTGGCTTCCGTCCGCACGGCAGCCGCCGAGGTGCTGGCCGTCACGCCCCGCCTGCACCTGCTGATCAACAACGCCGGGACGATGGCGACGCCGTTCGGGCACACTGCCGACGGCTTCGAGACGCAGTTCGGCACCAATCATCTGGGTCACTTCCTGCTCACGACCCTGCTGATGCCCGCGCTGCTGGCGGCGGCTCCGGCCCGCGTGGTGTCACTCAGCAGCATCGGGCACCGCCGCAGCGACGTGAAGCTGGACGATCTGGACTTTCAGCAGGAACCCTACGAGAAGTGGAACGCGTATGGGCGCAGCAAGACCGCCAACGCGCTGTTTGCGGTGGGCCTGACGCAGCGGTACGGCGCACAGGGCGTGACCGCCAACGCAGTACATCCCGGCGGCATCATGACCAATTTGCAGCGCTTTCTGCCCCGCGAGGAGCAGATCGCCATGGGCTGGATGGACGAACACGGCACGCTGAATCCCGGTTTTAAAACCCCAGAGCAGGGCGCGGCCACCTCGGTGTGGGCCGCCGTCGCGCCAGAGCTGGAAGGTGTGGGCGGCCTGTACCTCGAAGACGTGCGCGAGGCGCTGCCCTTTGACGCGGCGGCTCCGTTCGGCGGCTACATGCCCTACGCCCGCGACCCCGAAAAGGCCGAGGTGCTGTGGGAACTGAGCGAACGCCTGGTGGCTGGGCGCTGA